One Conger conger chromosome 18, fConCon1.1, whole genome shotgun sequence DNA window includes the following coding sequences:
- the LOC133118451 gene encoding zinc finger matrin-type protein 4-like, whose translation MKSAGVGDGGLFTETYCNICNAQLISESQRVAHYESKKHANKVRLFYMLHPEDGGPPSKRLRPDNPDGDESAVDQNKCCTLCNMFFTSAIVAQSHYQGKTHAKRVRLVLGESPNTPTPTDSSPSTPQPTDPVPVPVPVPVPVPALPPPPPLAPPPLWPLANNGEAGKYCCLCGAWFNNPLMAQQHYEGKKHKRNAARARLLEQLAGSLDTPEGTGLRRSYSCSVCSVILNSIEQYHAHLQGSKHQNNLKQNQQ comes from the exons atGAAATCGGCCGGGGTCGGGGATGGAGGGCTCTTCACGGAGACGTACTGCAACATCTGCAACGCCCAGCTCATCTCTGAGTCTCAGCGCGTCGCTCACTACGAG agcaagaagCACGCCAACAAAGTGCGGCTCTTCTACATGCTGCACCCAGAGGACGGAGGACCGCCGTCCAAGAGACTGAGGCCTGACAACCCG GACGGTGATGAGTCGGCGGTGGATCAGAATAAGTGCTGCACGCTCTGCAACATGTTCTTCACCTCCGCCATCGTGGCCCAGTCACACTACCAGGGCAAGACCCACGCCAAGAGGGTCCGCCTGGTGCTGGGGGAGAGCCCGAACACGCCCACGCCTACAG ATTCATCCCCCAGCACACCCCAGCCCACGGACCCAGTCCCGGTCCCTGTTCCGGTTCCGGTTCCGGTTCCggccctgcccccgccccctcccctggccccgccccctctgtgGCCGCTGGCGAATAACGGGGAGGCGGGGAAGTACTGCTGCTTGTGCGGGGCGTGGTTCAACAACCCGCTGATGGCGCAGCAGCACTACGAGGGCAAGAAGCACAAGAGGAACGCCGCGCGCGCGCGCCTGCTGGAGCAGCTCGCCGGCAGCCTGGACACGCCCGAGGGCACAG GCCTGCGACGCAGTTActcctgcagtgtgtgcagtgtgatcCTGAACTCGATCGAACAGTACCACGCCCACCTCCAAGGCTCAAAGCACCAAAACAA